The Ipomoea triloba cultivar NCNSP0323 chromosome 4, ASM357664v1 DNA segment ATTCATGACAAATAAGTCTTGAGTAGTCACACATTATTAGAGAGTGCATAATATTCTCATGAAAATTGCCACACATGGGACATGTTGGATCAATCTCCACCCTCTTTAAAATTAGATTGGTAGTGGTAGGCAGAACATTAGATAAAGCTTCTCCATACAAAAATCTTCCATTTAGCAGGGCATTTAATCTTCCACAAATGTAGCCATTTATCATAAGCTCCAGGGCTAAATTCATAATCCCCCATAACACGTCGATAACCTTCTTTTACCGAATAACACCCTTTTGGGTCTCCCAACCAAAACCAAGAATCCTTGTGATGTGGGCTAACTGGTACTGACATAATACGCTCAATATCGGGTGCACTAAAAACATCCTGCAGGATTGAAAGATCCCATGAACCAGAATTAGGATCAATCAGCCCAGAAACCAGAGAGCCATTGAGTGCAACTGGCATGGGAGTCTGAACCATTGGTGATGGGTCATTAGGTAACCAAGGGTGACCCCATATTAGAGTAGATTTCCCATCACCAATCCTTCTCCTTACACCACTGCAAATAAGCTCATGGGCAGCCATGATGATCCTCCAACAGAAACTTGGATTACCACCCAGTGTAGCATCAACAAAAGATGTTTTGGGGAAATATCTAGCTTTGTATACTCTTGTTACCAGTGACTGAGGTCTGGTTAAAAATCGCCAAGCTTGTTTTCCTAGCATTGCCAGGTTGAAAGCCCTTAGATCTTTGAACCCCAAATCACCAAACTTCTTTGGGATGCATAGTCTATCCCAAGCCTTCTAGTGAATGCCCCTTTCATTCCCAGTACCCCACCAATACTTGTTCATTGTTCTTTCAATGGATGAGCAAACAGAATCCGGTAAAAGAAATACACTCATAGAGAAAGTTGGCATAGATTGTGCCACACTTTTAAGTAATACCTCCTTCCCCGCTTATGAGATGAGCTTCTTAGTCCAAGAGCTAATTCTTTGTTTCACTTTATCCTCAATGTACGAAAACACTGCTCTTTTTTCCCTTCCAATAAAAGAAGGCAGACCCAAGTATTTTCCAAAGTTAGGAGCCTGCACGACACCCAGTATTGAAGCCACAACATCTCTATCTGCTTCAGTGGTATTCCTGCTGAAACAGACACTAGATTTATGAAAATTCACTGACTGCCCTGACATGGACTCGTAGTCAGTTAGGCACTGCTTAATAACACCTGCCTCCTCCGCATTAGCCTTGAAGAACAACAAACTGTCATCTACAAAGAATAAATGTGAAATAGGAGGGGCACCTCTGGCTACCCTACAGCCATGGATAGCACCCCTAATCTCATCCTGCTGCAGCAACAGAGAAAGACCCTCAGcacaaataatgaataaataaggCGAAAGAGGGTCTCCCTGTCGAATACCTCTCGTAGGAACAACCTGACCAACAGCATTACCATTTACCAAGAAATTATAGGACACTGTGGTAACACAAAGCATTACCAGGTTCACCCATTCCTCAGCAAAACCCAGAGCTAGAAGCATCCGGCGGAGAAAAGACCACTCCATTCT contains these protein-coding regions:
- the LOC116015909 gene encoding uncharacterized protein LOC116015909 gives rise to the protein MLGKQAWRFLTRPQSLVTRVYKARYFPKTSFVDATLGGNPSFCWRIIMAAHELICSGVRRRIGDGKSTLIWGHPWLPNDPSPMVQTPMPVALNGSLVSGLIDPNSGSWDLSILQDVFSAPDIERIMSVPVSPHHKDSWFWLGDPKGCYSVKEGYRRVMGDYEFSPGAYDKWLHLWKIKCPAKWKIFVWRSFI